Sequence from the Silvibacterium dinghuense genome:
CCGCCGCACTCGATGCAGCCCGCACCCTCGCGGAAGTCGAAATCGCGCCACTCTTCGGGATTCAAACCGCTGTTGATCAGGATCTCATCGTCGTAGCGCACCGAACGCACGCAATCTTCGCAGATGGTACGCACCAGCCGCTGCGCCAGGATGCAGTTCAGCGCGGAGACGAAGTTGTAGGCCTCGACGCCCATATTCAGGAAGCGCCCCAGCACATCGACCACGTTGTTCGCGTGCACGGTGGTGAAGACCAGGTGACCGGTCAGAGCCGAGTTGATGGCAATCTGCGCCGTCTCCTGGTCGCGGATCTCACCGACAAGGATCTTGTCCGGGTCATGGCGCAGAATCGAACGCAGGCCGCGGGCGAAGGTCAGGCCCTTTTTCTCATTGACCGGAATCTGCGTGATGCCGCGGATCTGGTATTCGACCGGGTCTTCGATGGTGATGATCTTGTCTTCGTCGCTCTTGATCTCGTTGAGCGCGGCGTAGAGCGTCGTCGTCTTGCCCGAGCCGGTCGGCCCGGTGACCAGCACCATGCCGTAAGGCTCGCGGATATACCGCCGAAAGCGCCGCAGATCGTCTTCATGGAAGCCGACGACTTCGAGCGTAAGCTTCTTGAACTTCTCGCTCATCGACTCTTTGTCGAGCACGCGGAGCACGGCGTTTTCGCCATGCACCGTGGGCATGATCGAGACGCGGAAATCAATCAGGCGCCCCTTGTAGCGCACCCGGAAACGTCCGTCCTGCGGCACGCGGCGCTCGGCGATGTCGAGCTCGCTCATGACCTTGATACGGGAGAGGATCGTCGAATGGTGCTCGCGCGCAATCGGCGCCATGGCGAGCTGCAGCACGCCGTCGATGCGGTACTTCACGATCAGGGAGTCGTCATAGGTTTCGATATGAATATCGGAGGCGCGCCGCTCGAGCGCGGTGAAGATCGTCGTGTCGACCAGGCGGATGATCGGGCTGATGTCCTCTTCCGAGGTCAGCTTCTCGATCGAAATGTTCTCGTCCGGGTTCTCCTCGGCCGAGATCACATCGAAGGTAAGACCCTCCGACGCCTCATCCAGTACACGCTGCGACTGCTCGGTCTTCTTGAGCAGGTCCATGATCTGGGTCAGCGTGGCTACCCGCGTCACGATGCGTTGCCCCAGCAGGCCGCTGATCTCATCGAGCATCATCAGCCGGCTTGGATCGCTCACCGCGATCATCAGCCGGTTGCCATCCTGCTCCAGCGGCACAAAGTTGTAGCGGAACATCATGTCCACCGGCACGGTCTTGAACAGCTCGTGCTGGATCTTGAAGTTCTTCAGGTCGACGAATTCCGAGCGATAGCGCGCCGCCAGCGCCTGTGCCCGCGCTGTCTCGTCCTGCTCGGTGGGAAGCGTCAATACCGGTCCCTGTGCCATAAATCCTGCCCCTTCACTCCTGCCTGCTCTCACTCCGCCGGCGCTTGCCGCTGCGCGTGTCGCGAATCGTCCGCTGCGCTCGCCTTCGTGCCGGTTGCCGCTCGTCAGTGCTGGAGATTCGCCGCACTCCCCAGGGAGAATATCGGCAGATACAGCGCAATCAGAATAACGACGACCACCACACCCATCACAATCAGAATCGCCGGCTCGATCAGCGCCATCGCTGCCGTCAGCGCCGTCTGCACATCTTCTTCGAAAAATTCCGCCACCGAGTTGAGCATCTGCGGAAGCGCGCCGGTCGACTCGCCCACTTCGATCATCTCGATCGAGAGCGAGGGAAATACCCTGGTCGACGCCAGGCTCGTAGCCAGCCCGTTGCCCTCGCGGATGCTGCCTACCGAGGAAAAGACGGCTTTCGCAATCCGTTTGCTCGCAATCGAGCGGGCCGCCGTCTCAAGCGACGGCATCAGCGGCAGACCGCCCTGCAACAGCGTCGAAAGCGTACGCGAAAACAGCGCCACCTGATATTTGATCCAGATCGATCCAAAAACCGGCATCCCGATACGGATACCGTCGATCCTGTCCGCTCCCTTATCCGTCTTGCTCCAGCGGAAGAGCAGGAAGACAATCAGCGCCAGCGCCGGAATCACGTACAGAACATACTTCTGGGCATCGTTTCCGACCTTCAGCAGCAGCAGCGTCAGCCACGGCAGGTTCGTCCCCAGCTGGTCGTAGAGTGTCGCAAAGCGGGGCACCACGAAGGTGATCAGGAAGACGAAAAGCCCGAAGACCAGGCAGATCAGCAGCGCCGGGTAGATCAGCGAGGCTGTCAATTTCTTGCGGAAGCTCAGCGAAATCCGCTGAAAGGAGAGAAAGCGCCCCAGAACCTCTTCGAGGTTGCCGCTTCGCTCGCCGGCCAGCAGCGTCGTCGTGTACATCAGCGGAAAGCCGCCCTGCGCCTCGAAGGCCGCCGAGATCGACTCACCCGTGCGCACCCGCGCCGCCACATTCTGCAGCTGCCCGGCAAAGGCCGAGTTCTTCTGGCTCTTCGAGAGCATCTCGAGCGAGCCGAGGATCGGCAGACCCGCCTTGATGAGCGTCAGAAACTGTTGATTGAAAATGAGAAAGGTCTCGAGCTTGGCCTTCTTGCGGCCGCCCGTCAGGCCCTTGGCCTTGACCGAATAAACGTAATAGCCTGCCTGCGTAAACCGCTGGCGCAGCTCCTCGGCCGAGGCCGCCGACTGCACCTGCTCCTGCACACGGCCACGCTCATCGGCCAGCTTGATAACAAATTCTGCCATGAAGGACTATTTCAGGGTACCAGTTCCCGGATAGGGCCGGTCATGGGAATAGACGCGCTTCCCCTCCTGCCCGTTCGGCCGCATCCATCTTCTCAGAAGCTTATCGGCGCGTCCCCTTCCCGGCGTAAATCCCCGGCAGGACACCGCAGCTCAAAAGCTGGATCGCACAAAAAGACCCTATGGCTTCGGCGGAAGCACCCCCAGCTTCGCCATCCTGCCCTTCGGACCGACAATCCAGGGCAGGCTCAGAGCGTTCCAGTTCCCGTCGTCGAGTTTTGCCCAGGTCTTACCACCGTCATAACTGATGTCGGAGCCGTTCGTCCCCGCCGCAATCCATGCCTTCGCGTCCGCATCCCAGGCCACCGACGACCGGTATCCGTGCGGAGGCTTCACCGCCGCCGTCCAGGTCTTGCCGCCATCCGAGGTCCATGCCGCCGTGCCAACAGACTCATTCGGCTTCTGATAATCGCCGCCCACGGCGACACCGTGCAGAGCATCGGCGAAGGCGAGGGAGAAGATTCCGGCCGCATCTCCTTTACCCGCTAGAGGAACAGACAGGTGTTCAAAAGCCCCTGACGTCGCAGGCGAAGTATTTGCCGGTGCGTCCAGCACCGTACTTTCGAAATGAACCCCATGGTAGAGAACTCCACCTCCAGTGCCAAAAAGGAGCCGGTGGTTTGGCAGGATGACCAACGACGTATTGCTCGCCGCAAATGCGCCCTTGGCCTCGGGCGTAGCCTCAAGCCCCTGAGCCTTCGAGCGGCTCCAGCTCTGTCCGCCATCCACAGTCTTCATCACGACGAACCGCCCGCTCACCGGATCGCCGAGCAGAAATCCGGTCTTCCGATCCTGGAACACCAAGGCATCCCAGAACCCATCCTTATCCGGATTGGTCAGCTCCAGCGTCCAGTGCGAGCACCCATCCGTCGTCTTATAGACCCGCGACTGGTCTCCCGGTCCCGACGCCATCACCACGGCATTGTTCGCGTCCCAGGCCCAGATGCCGCGAAAATCCAGCTTCTCCGCACCCGGAGGCATGGCGCAGCTCTGCCACATGTAACCACTGTCCTCGGTCCGCAGCACCGTGCCGCCCGTGCCGCTGGCCCAGGCCACGCCGCCGCCCACCGCGTGAATCCCCCGCAGACTCGCCGTCGTCCCGCCGTTCTGCATCACCCAAGGGCCAGACTTCACATCCTGGGCCCTCACATTCTGAGCAAGGAACGGCAAGGCAGCGAATAGCGTAAGAGCAAGCAGACGGCAGGATCGGATCATGGCCCATCCTAACCCGCCTGCTTCCCTATCGAACGAACCCGGATGCCCCACGTCTCGCCTTTGAGACGAGGGAAGGCATCCCCCCAGAACAAGCACATCCTGCGAACCCACATCTCGAACAAAACGAGATATGGGGCACCCATATCTTTTTTGCGCGCTCCGCGAAACTTGGCGGTCTTTGCGCGAACCTGGATGCTGGCAGAGGTAAAGGCTCCTCTGCGGCGAATTCTGTCCGTCGTGGCTTACTTTCGGTTTTTCGGAGACCCACCCATGACCAACGGCTGGTCATGGGTGGGGCACCCGGTACAAAGATCAGGCCGGAGGCAGCCCGGTCACGATATGCACCCCTTGCGGCGGCACAAAGACAAAATCCGAATCCTTCACCGGGACATTCGCCGCCTCACCCGAAAAGCGGAAGCCGTTCACGATGCCGTCCGTCTCTTCCACGCGCAGCGCATGAATGGTGCCATCGGCAGCCGCGGTCACGGCAAAGGACGCAACCCGCTTTTCGAGACCCTTGGGCACGCCGGTCAGCGTCCAGGTGCCGTCGTCGTTCGTCCGCAGTGCGATGCCGTTCAGCTGTTTCATCAGTTGCGTATGGCCCAGCAGCAGGCTCAGCGGCGAGCGCATGTCATCCAGTTCCTTTGCCGGAACCTTCTGCGCCTCGTTTTGCCCCGGCGAGTAGAAATAGCCATCCTTGCCGTCGAGCACAAAGAGCTTGCCGTCGGGCTGCGAATAGGTCCAGCGCATCCGCCCTGGCTTCTTGAGCAGCAGAGCGCCCTCTTCCTTCCGGTTCATACCCATCCCCTCGTAGGTCTGGACAAAATGCACCTCGAGCGAGTGCAACCGGTTGTAATGCGCGTCGATCCGGCCGGCCAGCGTCTCGGCCGTCATCGCAGCGGAAGCCTGACCCACGGGCGCGGTTCCAGCCGAAAGGTTTTCAGCCGAAAGAGCCGTGCCGCTCAGCGGCACAAGCGCCAAAAGCAAAACGGCGGACCGCATCGGTCCGCCGTGATTGGAAAGATTTCTCACGCTTCCAGAGTAAACCCTGGCTGCGCCGCGCTGCTTACTGCAGGGCGACCGTGCAGTTCGTGCCGCCGGTCGGGTCCTTGCGCACCTCGCCCTGCTGGTCGATGCAGAAGCCGGAGTGACCGGTCTTGCCCACCGCCTGCGGCACCGCCGTCACTTCGTAGCCGGTGTACATATCCTGGTTGTTCACCGTGGTCTTGGTGGTGTTCACGATGGTGAAGGTATAGCCGCTCTTCTGCCCGCCGGTCAGATCGCCCTGCAGCAGCTGCGCCGAGGTCGCCGTGGGCGCGCCCGACTTCGGATCGCCGCCCAGCTCCTGCAGATTGCTGGCAAAGCCATTCTGCGGATAGGTGGTCTGGTACTGGATCTGCGCCTCGTAGATGGCGCGCAGCGACTGGATGGCCGAGGTCTCATTGGCCTGCATCTTCATGCCGGCAAAGTTCGGGATCGCGATCAGCATCAGGATCAGCATGATGCTGATGACGATCAGCAGCTCCATGAGCGTAAAGCCCGCTTCGGCGTCTGGAACAATGCCACGGCGCTTGCGGCGCGAGAGAAGGCTGAGAAGAACAAGTCGTGTCATGATCAATACCCTTCGATAATCCTGCGCAGCGGGCTTCGCCCAATCGCAACTCCGGCTCCGCCAAACGCAATCCTAAAGGATAAAAGACGCCGGAGGCCAGTTCCCCGCTCGAACAAGGGGATGGGGTGTAGAAAAAGCCCCGGGCGTCCACATCACAGAACAAGGCAAATATTCACTTCCCCTGTCCCCTGCACCCTCGCCGTCAACACACCAGCAGATCGCGCGTGAGCTTCAATCCGTCGAGACGTCCGAGCAGCGTCGCCGCTACCCGCTCCGGCTGGAAGAGCGTCTGCGCCATCTCCATCACCTGCTCGGCCGTGACATGCTCCACCTTGTCCAGGATCTCCTGCAGCCCGAAGAAGTAGTTAAAGTACATCTGCTGGCGGGCCAGGTTCGACATCCGCGACATCGAGCTCTCGAGCGACAGCAGAAGATTGCCCTTCAACTGATCTTTCGCCCTGCGAAGCTCATCGGCGCTCAGGGGCACCTGCTTCAGCTTGCCGAACTCCTCCATCACCAGCTTCACCACCTCGATCGCCTTCGACGACGAGGTTCCGGCATAGACGCACAGTGCGCCAGTATCGCGATACGGGCTCAAGTCGCTGTAAATCGCATAGGCCAGGCCGCGCTCCTCGCGCACCGTCTGGAAGAGGCGCGAACTCATGCCGCCGCCCAGCACCGTGTTCAGCACCAGCGTCACGTAGCGCTGCTCGTCGGCCACCGGCGGCGAAGGCACGCCGAGGCATAACTGCACCTGCTCCAGAGATTTCTTGTTGCGCAGATTGATCCGCGCCGCGGTCTTCGGCGGCTCTCCGCCGTTGACGCTCTGCCCGGCAGGCAGCGACTCAAACTTGCGTGTCACCCGCTCGACGAACTCGTCATGCTCGATGTTCCCGGCCGCCGAAAAGACCATGTTCCCACCGAGAAAGCGCGAATCGTAGTAGCCGAAGAGCGTGTCCCGCTCGAAGCTCTTTACTGTCTCCTTGGTGCCGAGGATCGGCTTGCCCAGCGGATGATCCTTCCAGAAATTCTGGGTGAAAATCTCGTGCACCAGGTAGTCCGGGTTGTCCTCGTCCATCTTGATCTCTTCGAGGATCACGCCGCGCTCGCGGTCAATCTCCTCGGGCG
This genomic interval carries:
- a CDS encoding WD40/YVTN/BNR-like repeat-containing protein; this translates as MIRSCRLLALTLFAALPFLAQNVRAQDVKSGPWVMQNGGTTASLRGIHAVGGGVAWASGTGGTVLRTEDSGYMWQSCAMPPGAEKLDFRGIWAWDANNAVVMASGPGDQSRVYKTTDGCSHWTLELTNPDKDGFWDALVFQDRKTGFLLGDPVSGRFVVMKTVDGGQSWSRSKAQGLEATPEAKGAFAASNTSLVILPNHRLLFGTGGGVLYHGVHFESTVLDAPANTSPATSGAFEHLSVPLAGKGDAAGIFSLAFADALHGVAVGGDYQKPNESVGTAAWTSDGGKTWTAAVKPPHGYRSSVAWDADAKAWIAAGTNGSDISYDGGKTWAKLDDGNWNALSLPWIVGPKGRMAKLGVLPPKP
- a CDS encoding M16 family metallopeptidase, yielding MSNERNIRRTILPNGLTILTEKMNHIRSVAMGVWIGAGSRHELPEVNGISHFVEHMVFKGTKSRSAQRIAREVDAIGGNLDAFTGKETVCFNMKVLDEHVPTALEVLSDLVLNPVFSPEEIDRERGVILEEIKMDEDNPDYLVHEIFTQNFWKDHPLGKPILGTKETVKSFERDTLFGYYDSRFLGGNMVFSAAGNIEHDEFVERVTRKFESLPAGQSVNGGEPPKTAARINLRNKKSLEQVQLCLGVPSPPVADEQRYVTLVLNTVLGGGMSSRLFQTVREERGLAYAIYSDLSPYRDTGALCVYAGTSSSKAIEVVKLVMEEFGKLKQVPLSADELRRAKDQLKGNLLLSLESSMSRMSNLARQQMYFNYFFGLQEILDKVEHVTAEQVMEMAQTLFQPERVAATLLGRLDGLKLTRDLLVC
- a CDS encoding type II secretion system F family protein, which gives rise to MAEFVIKLADERGRVQEQVQSAASAEELRQRFTQAGYYVYSVKAKGLTGGRKKAKLETFLIFNQQFLTLIKAGLPILGSLEMLSKSQKNSAFAGQLQNVAARVRTGESISAAFEAQGGFPLMYTTTLLAGERSGNLEEVLGRFLSFQRISLSFRKKLTASLIYPALLICLVFGLFVFLITFVVPRFATLYDQLGTNLPWLTLLLLKVGNDAQKYVLYVIPALALIVFLLFRWSKTDKGADRIDGIRIGMPVFGSIWIKYQVALFSRTLSTLLQGGLPLMPSLETAARSIASKRIAKAVFSSVGSIREGNGLATSLASTRVFPSLSIEMIEVGESTGALPQMLNSVAEFFEEDVQTALTAAMALIEPAILIVMGVVVVVILIALYLPIFSLGSAANLQH
- a CDS encoding GspE/PulE family protein; protein product: MAQGPVLTLPTEQDETARAQALAARYRSEFVDLKNFKIQHELFKTVPVDMMFRYNFVPLEQDGNRLMIAVSDPSRLMMLDEISGLLGQRIVTRVATLTQIMDLLKKTEQSQRVLDEASEGLTFDVISAEENPDENISIEKLTSEEDISPIIRLVDTTIFTALERRASDIHIETYDDSLIVKYRIDGVLQLAMAPIAREHHSTILSRIKVMSELDIAERRVPQDGRFRVRYKGRLIDFRVSIMPTVHGENAVLRVLDKESMSEKFKKLTLEVVGFHEDDLRRFRRYIREPYGMVLVTGPTGSGKTTTLYAALNEIKSDEDKIITIEDPVEYQIRGITQIPVNEKKGLTFARGLRSILRHDPDKILVGEIRDQETAQIAINSALTGHLVFTTVHANNVVDVLGRFLNMGVEAYNFVSALNCILAQRLVRTICEDCVRSVRYDDEILINSGLNPEEWRDFDFREGAGCIECGGTGYRGRTAIHELLDLTDPIREIILEKKPASEVRRMAQQEGMQFLRESAIDRVRRGWTTLKEINKVTFIEAFR
- a CDS encoding type IV pilin protein codes for the protein MTRLVLLSLLSRRKRRGIVPDAEAGFTLMELLIVISIMLILMLIAIPNFAGMKMQANETSAIQSLRAIYEAQIQYQTTYPQNGFASNLQELGGDPKSGAPTATSAQLLQGDLTGGQKSGYTFTIVNTTKTTVNNQDMYTGYEVTAVPQAVGKTGHSGFCIDQQGEVRKDPTGGTNCTVALQ
- the lolA gene encoding outer membrane lipoprotein chaperone LolA; this translates as MRSAVLLLALVPLSGTALSAENLSAGTAPVGQASAAMTAETLAGRIDAHYNRLHSLEVHFVQTYEGMGMNRKEEGALLLKKPGRMRWTYSQPDGKLFVLDGKDGYFYSPGQNEAQKVPAKELDDMRSPLSLLLGHTQLMKQLNGIALRTNDDGTWTLTGVPKGLEKRVASFAVTAAADGTIHALRVEETDGIVNGFRFSGEAANVPVKDSDFVFVPPQGVHIVTGLPPA